A genomic region of Candidatus Dormiibacterota bacterium contains the following coding sequences:
- a CDS encoding ECF transporter S component has protein sequence MTRWLAARAEDAVLLGLTGAGLALFIGPLLLGPAFPQPVVLFSALVAVSTVVVLGVALQTHRLSTRLLAVLAALVAIDATLRLVIVIGLLGFSPIFFLVIAGGFVMGPSFGFAGGALTLLLSAVLTAGLGPWLPYQMLAAGWVGMGAGYLGRATRRSTSPLAVALLCLYGGLAGFAYGLLLDLWEWPLLVAAGSSPLSWAPGIGLAALLRRAGGFYLATSVAYDSFRAAGNLVLLALLGPAVIRALDRFRRRFLLDWVEPESGPEPAPAKISADVGTPA, from the coding sequence ATGACCCGATGGCTCGCCGCCCGGGCCGAAGACGCGGTCTTGCTCGGGCTCACCGGCGCCGGGCTCGCGCTTTTCATCGGACCGCTCCTGCTCGGACCAGCCTTTCCGCAACCCGTGGTGCTCTTCAGCGCGCTGGTCGCTGTCTCGACAGTGGTCGTGCTGGGCGTCGCCCTCCAAACCCATCGCCTCTCGACCCGGCTGCTGGCGGTGCTGGCGGCGCTGGTCGCGATCGATGCCACGCTGAGGCTCGTCATCGTCATCGGGCTCCTCGGCTTTTCACCGATCTTTTTCCTGGTGATCGCGGGCGGATTCGTGATGGGGCCAAGCTTCGGCTTCGCCGGTGGCGCCCTGACGCTGCTCCTGTCCGCCGTCCTGACGGCGGGCCTGGGGCCGTGGCTTCCCTACCAGATGCTTGCCGCGGGTTGGGTCGGCATGGGCGCCGGATACCTTGGCCGGGCGACTCGCCGCTCCACCTCGCCCTTGGCCGTCGCCCTGCTGTGCCTCTATGGCGGCCTGGCCGGCTTCGCCTATGGCCTGCTGCTCGACCTCTGGGAATGGCCGTTGCTCGTCGCCGCCGGATCATCACCGTTGAGCTGGGCGCCCGGGATCGGCCTGGCGGCCCTGCTTCGCCGCGCCGGCGGCTTCTACCTCGCAACCTCGGTCGCCTACGACAGCTTCCGGGCCGCCGGCAACTTGGTGCTGCTCGCCCTGCTGGGTCCGGCCGTGATCCGTGCCCTCGACCGCTTCCGGCGTCGCTTCCTCCTGGACTGGGTCGAGCCCGAATCGGGGCCGGAACCGGCCCCCGCTAAGATTTCGGCAGATGTCGGAACTCCCGCCTGA
- a CDS encoding sigma-70 family RNA polymerase sigma factor codes for MDQRGVGMSSDFSLFERHLDALYRSALRLTRKPEDAEDLVQETYLRAYRYRNRFKPGTNEKAWLFTIMTNVFRNKLRKRPAPEDSIDQPGTDFDIYDQMRRDGMPVHLMSPEEIIVDRGFGDEVKHALEELPVPMRMVVVLVDVEDFSYKEVASILGIKIGTVMSRLHRGRQALQKKLWEYSGRPKAPSLAVGAR; via the coding sequence ATGGACCAGCGGGGCGTTGGCATGAGTAGCGATTTTTCGCTTTTTGAAAGGCATTTGGATGCGCTCTACCGAAGCGCGTTGCGCCTTACCAGGAAGCCGGAAGACGCCGAGGATCTGGTGCAGGAAACCTATTTGCGAGCCTACCGATATCGAAACCGCTTCAAGCCGGGCACGAATGAGAAGGCGTGGCTCTTTACGATCATGACCAACGTCTTTCGGAACAAACTGCGCAAGCGGCCCGCGCCCGAAGACTCCATCGATCAACCCGGAACCGACTTCGACATCTATGACCAGATGCGGCGCGATGGTATGCCGGTGCACCTGATGTCGCCGGAGGAGATCATCGTCGACCGCGGTTTCGGGGACGAAGTCAAGCACGCGCTCGAGGAACTCCCCGTTCCGATGCGGATGGTAGTGGTGCTGGTCGATGTCGAGGACTTCTCCTATAAAGAGGTGGCGTCGATCCTTGGCATCAAGATCGGCACCGTGATGTCCCGTCTCCACCGCGGCCGGCAAGCACTCCAGAAGAAACTGTGGGAATATTCGGGTAGGCCGAAAGCACCATCGCTGGCCGTGGGGGCACGCTGA
- a CDS encoding glycerophosphodiester phosphodiesterase family protein — protein MTIAHAESLAAKFRSGRILLGGHRGNPDEYPENTLGSFRSAIELGCDVIECDVHLSEDGGLPVIHDHLLDRTTDGSGLVRDYSMAELKRFDAGGWKDPRFKGEQIPSLDEVLAVAKGQVGVAIEIKNLPLPYAGIEDAVVRTVKGAGMVHQVVVISFDHRSVQRISELEPEILTGVLEASRPVDILRVMDDAGADVFCPHWASIEPETAAELHAAGKLIGVWTVDDVFSLTWSKALPANAIYTNKPREIRP, from the coding sequence GTGACGATCGCGCACGCCGAAAGCCTGGCGGCGAAGTTCCGGAGCGGCCGCATTTTGCTCGGCGGTCATCGCGGAAACCCGGATGAGTACCCGGAGAACACGCTGGGCTCTTTCCGTTCCGCGATCGAACTCGGTTGCGACGTGATCGAATGCGACGTCCATCTCTCCGAGGACGGCGGCCTCCCGGTCATCCACGATCACCTGCTCGATCGGACGACCGATGGCAGCGGGTTGGTGCGGGATTACAGCATGGCCGAGCTGAAACGGTTCGACGCCGGAGGCTGGAAAGATCCGCGCTTCAAAGGCGAACAGATCCCGTCGCTCGACGAGGTCCTCGCCGTGGCAAAGGGACAGGTCGGCGTGGCGATCGAGATCAAGAACCTGCCACTCCCCTACGCTGGAATCGAGGACGCGGTCGTCCGCACCGTCAAGGGTGCCGGGATGGTCCACCAGGTCGTCGTCATCTCCTTCGACCACCGTTCCGTCCAGCGGATCAGCGAGCTCGAGCCCGAGATCCTGACGGGAGTGCTCGAGGCCTCGCGCCCGGTCGACATCTTGCGGGTTATGGACGATGCGGGCGCCGATGTCTTCTGCCCGCATTGGGCATCGATCGAGCCGGAGACGGCAGCCGAGCTGCACGCCGCCGGCAAGCTGATCGGGGTATGGACCGTCGACGACGTCTTCTCGCTCACCTGGTCCAAGGCGCTGCCCGCCAACGCAATTTACACGAACAAGCCGCGCGAAATCCGTCCGTAA
- a CDS encoding pyridoxal-phosphate dependent enzyme, which produces MTQTAPPNTWSGRGLWRYRADLAIRGDPVTLGEGGTPIVLYEKYLLKLEGISPTGSFKDRGAATAITAARAAGAKTVIEDSSGNAGTAIAAYAAAAGLRARIFAPDDIVPVKARAIEVLGAELIKVSGPRSAVTEAAVAAAKEAYDAGHARDDAFLEGTKTIAYELFEELGDQLLDVITPVGQGTVLIGMALGFADLVASGRMERAPRLHGVQSEACAPLVRGASLGRPAPVVRQPSIADGIRIPEPTRAERSYNAVRYSGGRWIAVSEDAIERAWRQAAAAGLLMEPTSAAAITGARVLNLPPGAALIITGSGLKAIDHY; this is translated from the coding sequence GTGACCCAGACCGCGCCGCCCAACACCTGGTCCGGGCGAGGGCTCTGGCGGTATCGCGCCGACCTCGCGATCCGCGGCGACCCGGTGACCCTTGGCGAAGGCGGGACCCCGATCGTGCTCTATGAAAAATACCTGCTGAAGCTGGAGGGCATCTCGCCGACCGGTTCGTTCAAGGACCGCGGAGCGGCGACCGCCATCACCGCGGCCCGCGCCGCCGGCGCAAAAACCGTGATCGAGGACTCGTCAGGCAACGCCGGTACCGCAATCGCTGCCTATGCGGCCGCCGCCGGTCTTCGCGCACGCATCTTCGCGCCCGACGACATCGTCCCGGTGAAAGCCCGCGCGATCGAGGTGCTAGGGGCGGAGCTCATCAAGGTGTCGGGACCGCGCTCAGCCGTCACCGAGGCGGCCGTGGCGGCGGCCAAAGAGGCCTATGACGCCGGCCACGCGCGCGACGATGCCTTCCTCGAGGGGACCAAGACCATCGCCTATGAACTGTTTGAGGAGTTGGGCGACCAGCTCCTCGACGTAATCACGCCAGTCGGCCAGGGAACCGTGCTGATCGGGATGGCGTTGGGGTTCGCCGACCTCGTGGCCTCCGGCCGGATGGAGCGGGCGCCCAGGCTGCACGGGGTGCAGTCCGAAGCGTGCGCGCCGCTGGTCCGCGGGGCGTCGCTGGGGCGGCCGGCCCCCGTGGTCCGGCAACCATCCATTGCCGACGGGATCCGCATCCCCGAGCCGACGCGGGCGGAACGGAGCTACAACGCCGTCCGCTACAGCGGCGGCCGCTGGATCGCGGTCTCGGAGGACGCGATCGAGCGCGCCTGGCGACAGGCGGCCGCCGCGGGGCTGCTGATGGAGCCGACGTCAGCCGCGGCGATCACCGGTGCCCGGGTGCTGAACCTTCCGCCCGGCGCCGCCCTGATCATCACCGGCTCCGGCCTCAAGGCGATCGACCACTACTGA
- a CDS encoding patatin-like phospholipase family protein — MLSWWRRRRPTIAQPGGKQRRLVFVLGGGGSRGACSVGVLKALLEAGITPDGLVGCSSGAFNAVALAAKPDLETIEQLAQVWRTIRNRDLFNRNPLRMAYRYVRTRNSVFDSRYLRTLAAMNLPATFEQLVLPCAVIATNLTRARKEIFTTGSVPDAVAASAAIPGLFNPYRIGDEEFVDGAVAENVGLPEAIQLGATHIVAIDNSTSNPRRPPNHTLTGILSQSIQIMLGQRMLEEYQRYSDQAEICLLVPNVEFGTAGTDFSQVDRLIEESYARTRGFLDAGGLDHRGRLEPGIHCMLPIRHPSVISLAQ, encoded by the coding sequence ATGCTGTCCTGGTGGCGACGGCGCCGACCAACGATTGCGCAACCTGGGGGGAAACAGCGACGGTTGGTCTTTGTCCTGGGGGGAGGCGGGAGCCGAGGTGCCTGCAGCGTGGGCGTCCTCAAGGCGCTGCTGGAAGCCGGTATCACGCCGGATGGGCTGGTCGGCTGTAGCTCCGGGGCCTTCAATGCCGTCGCCCTTGCCGCCAAGCCCGACCTGGAAACGATCGAGCAGCTGGCCCAGGTGTGGCGCACGATCCGCAATCGCGACCTCTTCAACCGCAACCCGCTGCGCATGGCCTACCGGTATGTCCGTACGCGCAACAGCGTCTTCGACAGCCGCTACCTGCGAACGCTGGCCGCGATGAACCTGCCCGCGACCTTCGAACAGCTCGTGCTGCCCTGCGCAGTGATCGCGACGAACCTGACCCGGGCGCGCAAGGAGATCTTCACCACCGGTAGCGTGCCGGATGCGGTGGCCGCCTCGGCCGCCATTCCCGGCCTCTTCAATCCCTACCGCATCGGCGATGAAGAGTTCGTCGACGGAGCCGTCGCTGAGAACGTCGGCCTCCCCGAAGCGATCCAGCTGGGGGCCACCCACATCGTCGCCATCGATAACAGCACATCCAATCCGCGCCGCCCACCGAACCACACGCTGACCGGCATCCTGTCGCAGAGCATCCAGATCATGCTCGGCCAACGAATGCTGGAGGAATACCAGCGCTATTCGGACCAGGCCGAGATCTGCCTGCTGGTCCCGAACGTCGAGTTCGGCACAGCCGGCACCGACTTCAGCCAGGTGGATCGCCTGATCGAAGAGTCGTATGCCCGCACCCGCGGCTTCCTCGACGCCGGCGGCCTCGATCATCGCGGCCGGCTCGAGCCGGGCATTCACTGCATGCTGCCCATCCGGCACCCGTCCGTCATCAGCCTCGCCCAGTGA
- a CDS encoding ABC transporter permease, which translates to MENPLSLWHFYLRNKRKVVPVIGILALAILGVVVTDSLLASARETAYATFGSYQKLILVAPRATLDQDLANPLQDSLARLHEVQLQVDSLDGPGGISSYYNAVIALPTQVRAQLPAVQQLQVDAANARYYAARLRGDIVPLGDLIVRVQRLQSEEKAFEELVRTLTQNPNDPRPLITYLQQHQTWLHSVLPDAAQLGRLQAAVTSASSDAAGLQQSLQAINRDTANLNAAGRNVADIPIPPSPSATIDQFKTSLDRLTSSLGSIQAPQPGLDKLVADSARIPGTTFVKRDAYSNLDINMLAGNAQFDLYGLDQAGMAQLLSLYGDQVVTGRLPSANANEIALSEEIARSRHVWIGGKVGNALDELDRLPDTFTVIGIIRGPTRLGLIPIDYLTEHYLFERRYQGLVVVPQAGHEQAVHDQVQRLIGDSAFRIFDWPYIKGKIDSLIANLDTINRFLILLVTIVLALVVGLLNNLFFRQRMNEFGLLAAVGYSRWGLIMRVAWESLGVTVAAWGIGVGLGVAVLTWFNAIFMLPHGLLMNIFDWNVLALHTLPIPLMVFLFGMGTVAWQLLRLDPISIIERRD; encoded by the coding sequence ATGGAAAACCCCCTCTCCCTGTGGCATTTTTATCTCCGCAACAAGCGCAAAGTGGTGCCGGTCATCGGCATCCTCGCGCTGGCGATCCTTGGCGTGGTCGTCACGGACTCGCTGCTGGCTTCCGCCCGTGAGACGGCCTACGCCACCTTCGGCAGCTACCAGAAGCTGATCCTCGTCGCCCCACGGGCGACTCTCGACCAGGACCTGGCAAATCCGCTGCAGGATTCACTCGCACGGCTCCACGAGGTGCAGCTCCAGGTGGATTCGCTCGATGGTCCCGGCGGCATCTCCTCGTACTACAACGCTGTCATCGCGTTGCCGACCCAGGTCCGCGCGCAGCTTCCCGCCGTCCAGCAGCTTCAGGTCGACGCCGCCAACGCGCGCTATTACGCCGCGCGGCTGCGCGGCGACATCGTGCCCCTCGGCGATCTCATCGTTCGGGTCCAGCGGCTGCAATCGGAGGAGAAAGCGTTCGAGGAGCTGGTCCGGACGCTGACCCAGAATCCCAATGACCCGCGCCCGTTGATCACCTATCTGCAGCAGCATCAGACCTGGCTGCATTCGGTCCTGCCTGACGCCGCGCAGCTTGGGCGGCTCCAGGCGGCGGTGACCAGTGCGTCCTCGGACGCCGCCGGCCTGCAGCAATCGTTGCAGGCGATCAACCGCGACACTGCCAACCTCAACGCCGCCGGCCGGAACGTCGCTGACATCCCGATCCCGCCGTCGCCAAGCGCGACGATCGACCAATTCAAGACGTCCCTCGACCGTCTGACCTCGAGCCTCGGCTCTATCCAGGCTCCCCAGCCAGGCCTCGACAAGCTGGTCGCCGACAGCGCCCGCATCCCCGGGACCACGTTCGTCAAGCGGGACGCGTACTCGAACCTCGACATCAATATGCTCGCCGGAAATGCCCAGTTCGACCTTTACGGGCTCGATCAAGCCGGCATGGCGCAGCTCCTCTCGCTGTACGGCGACCAGGTGGTCACCGGCCGGTTGCCGTCGGCGAACGCCAATGAGATCGCGCTCTCCGAAGAAATCGCGCGATCGCGGCACGTGTGGATCGGCGGAAAGGTCGGAAACGCGCTCGATGAGCTCGACCGTCTGCCCGATACCTTCACGGTGATCGGCATCATCCGCGGGCCAACCCGCCTCGGCCTTATCCCGATCGACTACTTGACGGAGCACTACCTCTTCGAGCGGCGCTACCAAGGCCTCGTGGTGGTGCCGCAGGCCGGCCACGAGCAGGCCGTCCATGACCAGGTCCAGCGCCTGATCGGCGACAGCGCCTTTCGGATATTCGACTGGCCGTACATCAAGGGAAAGATCGATAGCCTGATCGCGAACCTCGACACCATCAATCGCTTCCTGATCCTGCTGGTGACGATCGTCCTCGCGCTCGTGGTCGGATTGCTCAACAACCTCTTCTTCCGGCAGCGAATGAACGAGTTCGGGCTGCTCGCCGCGGTCGGGTACAGCCGCTGGGGTCTGATCATGCGGGTGGCCTGGGAATCGCTGGGTGTCACAGTGGCGGCCTGGGGCATCGGCGTCGGCCTTGGTGTAGCGGTGCTCACCTGGTTCAACGCGATTTTCATGCTGCCGCACGGCCTGCTGATGAACATCTTCGACTGGAACGTGCTCGCGCTCCATACGCTCCCCATTCCGTTGATGGTCTTTCTCTTCGGCATGGGAACCGTGGCCTGGCAGCTGCTCCGCCTGGACCCCATCTCGATCATCGAGAGGAGAGACTGA
- a CDS encoding cytochrome c biogenesis protein/redoxin, with translation MIVDLALAFLAGLLSFASTCVLPLVPAYVAYMGAASTGTDTTLRQQLKVLGNAALFVAGFATAFVALGASFGLIGADLKAYRPLLLQIAGAALVLIGIALLTLGRIPGLMGEKRFDIAHRLPRAPWASYVVGLAFAIGWTPCVGPILAAILLRAGGSGTAAQGALLLAVYSVGLGLPFLIAAGLSGMLTRLLTRVRGAYAVLNAVAAVFLIGMGLLIFSNRLTVFNDFFPVVTVTTPFDSHFDSGNPTPAPHGTVQVGKPAPNFTATDIDGHRVSLSDLKGKPVLISFWATWCVPCRDELPLIRDEYITHHAEGFSVMAINFGDESADTVRKFWRSLNLQPAPFLDPDGRVANAYGVALNNTGLPVSILVARDGTVSSYEPFPLTKDYLDPALQKVLS, from the coding sequence ATGATCGTCGACCTGGCCCTGGCGTTTCTCGCCGGCCTGCTGTCGTTCGCCTCGACCTGCGTGTTGCCGCTGGTTCCGGCCTATGTCGCCTATATGGGTGCGGCCTCAACGGGGACCGACACGACCCTCCGCCAGCAGCTCAAGGTGCTGGGGAACGCGGCACTCTTCGTCGCCGGGTTCGCCACCGCTTTCGTCGCCCTGGGCGCATCGTTTGGGCTGATCGGGGCGGACCTGAAAGCCTATCGCCCGCTGCTGCTGCAGATCGCCGGCGCGGCGCTGGTGTTGATTGGGATCGCGCTGCTGACCCTGGGCCGGATTCCCGGGTTGATGGGCGAGAAGCGCTTCGACATCGCGCACCGGTTGCCACGCGCGCCGTGGGCCTCGTACGTGGTTGGCCTCGCCTTCGCGATCGGCTGGACCCCGTGCGTCGGGCCCATCCTCGCGGCCATCCTGCTCCGGGCTGGCGGCAGCGGGACGGCGGCGCAGGGGGCGCTGCTACTGGCGGTCTATTCCGTGGGCCTGGGCCTGCCGTTTCTGATTGCCGCGGGCCTCTCCGGCATGCTGACCCGGTTGCTGACCCGGGTGCGGGGCGCGTACGCCGTCCTGAATGCCGTCGCGGCCGTCTTCCTGATCGGCATGGGTTTGCTGATCTTCTCCAACCGTCTCACGGTCTTCAACGACTTTTTCCCCGTCGTCACCGTCACGACGCCCTTCGACTCGCACTTCGACAGCGGCAATCCCACGCCCGCGCCCCATGGAACGGTGCAGGTCGGCAAGCCCGCGCCGAACTTCACCGCGACTGACATCGACGGACACCGTGTCTCGTTGTCGGACCTGAAAGGGAAGCCGGTGCTGATCAGCTTCTGGGCGACTTGGTGCGTTCCTTGCCGCGACGAGCTGCCGTTGATCCGCGACGAGTACATCACCCATCACGCAGAGGGCTTTTCGGTGATGGCGATCAACTTCGGCGATGAGTCGGCTGACACCGTGCGCAAATTCTGGAGAAGTCTTAACCTGCAGCCGGCACCGTTCCTTGACCCCGACGGCCGCGTGGCCAACGCCTACGGTGTTGCGTTGAACAACACGGGGTTGCCCGTCAGCATCCTGGTCGCCCGTGACGGCACGGTCAGCAGCTACGAGCCGTTTCCCCTGACGAAGGACTACCTCGATCCGGCGCTGCAGAAAGTCCTCTCGTGA
- a CDS encoding ABC transporter ATP-binding protein — protein MLSAQDLALDYRSGDSVAHAVNTVSLSVEQGSFVGLIGPSGSGKSSLMYLLSGLKRPTRGQVAFEGRDYSDISTPGLIRLRRQRFGFVFQQHFLINYLSTLENVMVGAVKRNHEAVAYAQELLRRVGLGDKLRQRPYQLSIGERQRVAVARALIHRPAVVFADEPTASLDQGTGRDVINLLADYRTSGGGSVVVVTHDPAMLTGADRVLQMRDGRLSVA, from the coding sequence ATGCTGAGCGCACAGGACCTCGCGCTCGACTATCGCAGCGGCGATAGCGTCGCCCATGCCGTTAACACCGTCTCCCTGTCGGTGGAACAGGGCAGCTTCGTCGGACTGATCGGCCCCTCCGGGTCCGGAAAGAGCTCGCTGATGTATCTGCTATCTGGACTGAAGCGGCCGACACGAGGCCAGGTGGCCTTCGAAGGCCGCGATTACAGCGACATCTCGACTCCCGGCCTGATCCGCCTCCGCCGGCAGCGCTTCGGTTTCGTCTTCCAGCAGCACTTCCTGATCAACTACCTGAGCACGCTCGAAAACGTCATGGTGGGCGCGGTAAAGCGCAATCACGAGGCGGTGGCCTATGCCCAGGAGCTCTTGCGGCGAGTCGGCCTTGGCGACAAGCTGCGGCAGCGGCCGTATCAGCTCTCCATCGGCGAGCGGCAGCGCGTGGCCGTGGCCCGCGCCCTCATCCACCGGCCGGCGGTCGTGTTCGCGGATGAGCCCACCGCGTCGCTCGACCAGGGAACCGGCCGCGATGTCATCAACCTGCTCGCCGACTACCGGACGAGTGGCGGTGGGAGCGTGGTGGTCGTCACCCACGATCCGGCGATGTTGACCGGTGCCGACCGGGTCCTGCAGATGCGGGACGGGCGCCTGAGCGTGGCTTAG
- the thiO gene encoding glycine oxidase ThiO yields MSPDVIVVGAGVIGTSIAYQLAKAGVKVMVFERGQVGGAATGASAGMIQINPDRSTPTALSMLEMESARLYPALATELLDRSGVDIGYRAAPLLHVAFHEGEEPQLRAHRAWQVDHGVAVAWRDRAAALDLEPALNPDVRAALYYPENHQVMPRTLAQALARTAVDLGAVLREGASIDRLLTSGDRVVGVAIGGEAVHAGEVVIANGAWASSWSDALETPIPVRPVRGQMVALRTMGTGLKNVVSFAEGYMLTKPDGSTYVGTTVEEAGYDARPTAAGIARLLALVPRIAPRLAQATFVSAWAGLRPGTSDGIPLLGRLPGWHGVIVAAGHFRNGILLAPITGELVADLLARRRPRLPLDAFDPARFLVRAA; encoded by the coding sequence GTGAGTCCTGATGTCATCGTCGTCGGCGCCGGTGTGATCGGCACATCGATCGCCTACCAGCTGGCGAAGGCCGGCGTAAAAGTGATGGTCTTCGAGCGCGGCCAGGTGGGCGGGGCGGCGACCGGTGCCTCCGCCGGCATGATCCAGATCAATCCGGACCGTTCCACCCCGACGGCACTGTCCATGCTCGAGATGGAGAGTGCCCGGCTTTACCCGGCGCTGGCAACGGAGCTCCTGGACCGCTCCGGCGTGGACATCGGCTATCGTGCAGCCCCGCTCCTGCACGTGGCGTTCCATGAAGGGGAGGAGCCACAGCTGCGCGCGCACCGCGCCTGGCAGGTCGACCACGGGGTCGCCGTCGCCTGGCGCGACCGCGCCGCGGCGCTCGATCTCGAGCCGGCGTTGAACCCCGATGTCCGTGCGGCGCTCTACTATCCGGAAAATCACCAGGTGATGCCCCGGACCCTCGCCCAAGCGCTGGCTCGAACGGCGGTCGACCTCGGCGCCGTGCTGCGGGAGGGCGCGAGCATCGACCGCCTGCTGACGAGCGGCGATCGGGTGGTCGGCGTGGCGATCGGCGGCGAGGCCGTGCACGCCGGCGAGGTCGTGATCGCGAACGGCGCCTGGGCGTCCTCCTGGTCGGATGCCCTGGAGACGCCGATCCCGGTTCGACCCGTGCGCGGCCAGATGGTGGCCTTACGGACCATGGGAACCGGGCTGAAGAACGTGGTGAGCTTCGCCGAAGGATACATGCTGACCAAACCCGATGGATCCACCTACGTGGGCACCACCGTGGAAGAGGCGGGATACGACGCGCGTCCGACAGCGGCCGGCATCGCGCGCCTGCTGGCGCTGGTGCCGCGGATCGCGCCGCGGCTGGCCCAAGCTACCTTCGTGTCAGCCTGGGCGGGGCTCCGCCCGGGAACATCGGACGGGATTCCCCTGCTCGGTCGCCTCCCCGGATGGCATGGCGTGATCGTGGCGGCGGGCCACTTCCGCAACGGGATTCTGCTGGCGCCGATCACCGGCGAACTGGTCGCCGACCTGCTGGCCCGTCGCCGGCCTCGACTCCCACTCGATGCCTTCGACCCGGCTCGCTTCCTGGTCCGTGCCGCCTGA
- the rsrA gene encoding mycothiol system anti-sigma-R factor produces MGDHCEQTMRRLNTYIDRELTETEVRKVKAHLDDCPPCEQVFDFQAEMKRLVRKECCTDDAPARLRDWVRQLGTEKPKPAG; encoded by the coding sequence ATGGGAGATCACTGCGAACAGACGATGCGCCGGCTCAACACCTACATCGACCGCGAGTTGACCGAAACCGAGGTCCGCAAAGTCAAGGCGCACCTGGATGACTGTCCTCCCTGCGAGCAGGTCTTCGATTTCCAGGCGGAGATGAAACGCCTGGTTCGCAAGGAATGCTGCACCGACGACGCCCCCGCGCGCCTGCGCGATTGGGTCCGACAGCTCGGCACCGAGAAACCTAAGCCAGCTGGATGA
- a CDS encoding acyl-CoA dehydrogenase family protein, producing the protein MPELVDFYHTDDLLTEEERLVRSTVGRFVDQRFLPIIADHYERATFPMEILPELARLGVFGMHLHGYGAAGMSNVMYGLACQELERGDSGLRSFVSVQGSLCMFPIHRYGSEEQKQRWLPRMAAGEVIGCFGLTEPEFGSNPAGMATRARRDGKDWILNGTKRWITNGNLADLAIVWARSEQGIRGFLVEKGTKGFEAREIHHKLSMRASVTSELILDDVRVPAGNELPEAQGLKAPLSCLNEARYGIVWGVLGAAIACYRSALGYSMARVQFDRPIAAYQLTQEKLVNMLTEITKGQLLALQLGRLKDQGSATATQISMAKLNNVREALQIAREARTILGANGISLEYPVMRHMNNLETVLTYEGTSEIHILAIGEEITGLSAFK; encoded by the coding sequence TTGCCGGAGCTGGTGGACTTCTACCACACCGATGACCTGCTGACCGAAGAGGAGCGACTCGTCCGCTCGACGGTGGGTCGCTTCGTCGACCAGCGATTCCTGCCCATCATTGCCGACCACTACGAGCGGGCGACCTTCCCGATGGAGATCCTGCCGGAGCTGGCCCGCCTCGGCGTCTTTGGCATGCACCTGCACGGCTATGGCGCCGCGGGCATGAGTAACGTCATGTATGGCCTCGCCTGCCAGGAACTGGAGCGGGGCGACAGCGGGCTGCGCAGCTTCGTCTCGGTGCAGGGGTCGCTGTGCATGTTTCCGATCCATCGTTACGGGTCAGAGGAGCAGAAGCAGCGCTGGCTACCGCGGATGGCGGCCGGGGAGGTCATCGGCTGCTTCGGACTGACCGAGCCGGAGTTTGGCTCCAACCCGGCTGGAATGGCGACCCGCGCCCGCCGCGATGGCAAAGACTGGATCCTCAACGGCACCAAGCGCTGGATCACCAACGGTAACCTCGCCGACCTCGCGATCGTCTGGGCCCGCAGCGAGCAGGGGATCCGCGGCTTCCTGGTGGAGAAGGGCACCAAGGGATTCGAAGCCCGCGAGATCCACCACAAGCTTTCGATGCGGGCCTCGGTCACGTCGGAGCTGATCCTCGACGACGTCCGGGTCCCGGCCGGCAACGAGCTGCCCGAGGCGCAGGGGCTGAAGGCCCCGCTCTCCTGCCTGAACGAGGCCCGCTACGGCATCGTCTGGGGCGTGCTCGGCGCGGCGATCGCCTGCTATCGCAGCGCGCTTGGCTATTCGATGGCCCGCGTGCAGTTCGATCGACCGATCGCCGCCTATCAGCTGACCCAGGAAAAGCTCGTGAACATGCTCACCGAGATCACCAAGGGACAGCTGCTCGCCCTGCAGCTGGGTCGGCTAAAGGATCAGGGCAGCGCGACGGCGACGCAGATCTCGATGGCGAAGCTCAACAACGTCCGCGAGGCGCTGCAGATTGCGCGCGAGGCGCGCACCATCCTGGGTGCCAACGGCATCAGCCTCGAGTACCCGGTGATGCGGCACATGAACAACCTCGAGACGGTCCTGACCTACGAGGGGACCAGCGAAATCCACATACTCGCCATCGGCGAGGAGATCACCGGGCTCTCGGCCTTTAAGTAG